The Glycine soja cultivar W05 chromosome 3, ASM419377v2, whole genome shotgun sequence genome window below encodes:
- the LOC114406350 gene encoding transcription factor bHLH62-like — protein sequence MENQFFLNSGVSQTQHHHPLHLESSPPSNPSSVPSWQSLSPPNMGIQPTVMNCASEQTQQDCFYNSNWDKSTTTDQGLHHFDSSALSSMVSSPAASSNPNNNMSNENFIIRELMGKLGAIGNSDEIPQHSPHPLVVASSYMNTKGNNSTNTSCYSTPLSSPPKVNIVNSLVNLRLANLGGGKSTTTVLNSSVAEFSADPGFAERAAKFSCFGSRSFNDRSVQLRVNNAELAQRSAPAMEHGGKLPRVSSSPLLKTLGSQMGAQENKNSAIHQEQEKMEGANSQEESTISEQTPNGEIGVKTSQDIMNSRKRKASSKGKAKETSNTTNPTKGVEGSEYSNSKRSKPNEGNENGQVKVEEESKAEEEKQSKSNSKPPEPPKDYIHVRARRGQATDSHSLAERVRREKISERMKLLQDLVPGCNKVTGKALMLDEIINYVQSLQRQVEFLSMKLASVNTRMDLSIESLVTKDVFQSNNSLATHPNAIIFPLGSSAQAFYGHQPQQNNPVFHNNIPNRTATHCSVDPLDTSLCQNLAMQLSPLDVFNEGGSQFPLAFLEDDLHTIVQMGFGQAANRKTPIQSSSFNGSNNVPQMKVEL from the exons atggaaaaccAGTTCTTTCTGAATTCTGGGGTGTCACAAACACAGCACCACCACCCTCTTCACTTAGAATCTTCACCACCATCCAATCCTTCTTCAGTGCCCTCTTGGCAATCACTCTCACCACCAAACATGGGGATTCAACCAACAGTTATGAATTGTGCCTCTGAGCAAACACAACAAGATTGCTTTTACAACTCCAATTGGGACAAGTCAACAACAACAGATCAAGGCCTTCACCACTTTGATTCCTCAGCACTGAGTTCAATGGTCTCATCACCAGCAGCATCATCCAACCCCAACAACAACATGTCCAATGAGAATTTCATCATCCGGGAATTGATGGGGAAATTGGGAGCTATTGGGAACTCTGATGAGATCCCACAACACTCTCCTCACCCTTTGGTTGTGGCATCTTCTTACATGAATACTAAAGGCAATAACAGCACCAACACTTCATGCTACAGCACCCCTTTGAGCTCCCCTCCAAAGGTGAACATTGTCAACAGCTTGGTGAATTTGAGGTTGGCAAATTTGGGAGGGGGAAAGTCAACAACAACGGTTTTGAATTCCAGTGTGGCTGAATTCTCAGCTGATCCTGGCTTTGCTGAGAGGGCTGCAAAGTTTTCTTGCTTTGGCAGCAGGAGTTTCAATGATAGGAGTGTCCAATTGAGGGTGAACAATGCTGAATTGGCTCAAAGATCTGCACCAGCAATGGAACATGGTGGGAAGTTACCTAGAGTCTCAAGCAGTCCATTGCTCAAAACACTTGGATCTCAAATGGGTGCCCAAGAGAACAAGAATTCAGCAATTCATCAGGAGCAGGAGAAAATGGAAGGGGCCAATTCTCAAGAGGAATCTACAATTTCTGAGCAAACCCCAAATGGGGAAATTGGGGTGAAAACTTCCCAAGATATTATGAATTCCAGGAAAAGAAAAGCTTCTTCCAAAGGAAAAGCCAAAGAAACTTCAAACACTACTAATCCTACCaag GGTGTTGAAGGCAGTGAGTATTCAAATTCAAAGCGCAGCAAGCCAAATGAGGGAAATGAAAATGGCCAAGTGAAGGTTGAGGAAGAGTCCAAAGCAGAGGAAGAGAAACAGAGCAAAAGTAACTCAAAACCTCCTGAGCCACCAAAAGATTACATTCACGTGAGAGCAAGAAGAGGCCAAGCCACTGACAGCCATAGTCTAGCAGAACGT GTACGGAGGGAGAAAATCAGTGAGAGGATGAAGCTGCTCCAAGATCTTGTACCAGGTTGCAATAAG gtCACTGGCAAAGCACTTATGCTAgatgaaattataaattatgttcaGTCATTGCAACGTCAAGTTGAG TTTCTGTCTATGAAATTGGCTTCTGTTAACACAAGGATGGATCTTAGTATTGAGAGTCTTGTTACAAAAGAT GTATTCCAATCAAACAATTCTTTGGCAACACACCCAAATGCAATAATATTCCCATTAGGTTCCTCAGCACAAGCCTTTTATGGGCACCAGCCTCAGCAAAACAACCCAGTTTTCCATAATAACATACCTAACAGAACGGCGACCCACTGCTCAGTGGACCCATTAGAtacttctttgtgccaaaatcTTGCCATGCAGTTATCTCCGCTAGATGTGTTTAATGAAGGTGGCTCTCAG TTTCCATTAGCATTCTTAGAGGATGATCTCCACACCATTGTTCAGATGGGGTTTGGCCAAGCTGCTAACAGGAAAACACCAATACAATCCTCGAGTTTCAACG GTTCAAATAATGTACCACAGATGAAAGTAGAGCTCTGA